The sequence CAGTCGGGGTGAGCAGACTCGAACTGCCGACCACACGCCCCCCAGACGTGCAGCCGGGAGGATTCAACTCGCTTATTCTTAGGCAGATTCGGCAACGACCTCCTGGGCCTTTGCACGATTCCTGCACGTTTTCACTTTTTCAGCTGTCCAACGGGGGGAATAGAAGGGCCCGGAGCCAGTGAGCAGCCATGCAGGATTCACATGGTAGTCCACAGCCAGGACAGACAGCCAACCGACCTCGAACATTCCGGAGGAGGGATTCTTCTCAATGAACCAGAGGTTCCTGCGGTTTATGCCGTGAGCCTCGGTAAAGGATGAGACCGAACGGATGACCTTATCGGCCTTTAGGGTTTGCAAGGCCAGGAAGAACCTGGCAACAACGGCCGGGGTGTTCTTATCAGCAATCATGCGCAACCCTCCATCCTTTCACGAAGATCGGTAAGAGCCTCGCCATTGAACGTGAAAAACTTTGCACCCTGGTATGCATTGGAAGGGACGCGAAGATCCTCCGGCATGAACGTGCCTGCGAATGGCGACAGCTTCCAGAGCCTGCCCTCATATTCCACCTGGTCATCGGTGGCCACCTTTACCTCAAGTCCGGTAGGGGAGAACACAACCAGATCCCCAGGCTTCAATCCAATCATCGAGAACTTGAACGGGGAGCGACGGGAACCGGAATCAGCGGTCTCCTCTTTCTGTACGGAATCCTGGCCAGGAACGGACAGAACAGCATCGTCCAGAGTCAAGGCGATATCCTGCAGGATGCCCAAGGCAACGGCAGGTGAGACATTAAAGAACTCCCTGCTTTGACGGATTCGCAGATCGGTCAATCGGTCGATGGTCTTATGGAGCAGCTGCTCGACTTCCGAATACTTGCAGGTCTGCAAGGTCGCATACACATCGAAAGGAAGAGGCACAGCGGTATTGTCCAATTCACGGGAACGGACATCAACCGGACGCGAGGACTTGCCGATCTTTATCCAGTCCTCCCGGAATGACGGGTTTGTGAGAATGTACACGAACCCCGGTTTTTTTTCTTTCATACTTGACTATTCGAATTTGAGATAACGGGCTTCGAGGCCAGATGCTCGACAAGAGCCGTGAGAGTCTTTGCCATTTCCAGAGCCTTGTCCCGGGCATCGCACACGCGACGGATATGGTGCTTGTACTCGCCCAGGTACTCCAGATTTGCCTTCCTTGCGGATTCATCCAGAGAAACAAGATGCTCCACCATTGAGTTAATCTTCCCGACGCGGGCCTCCGAACGCATGATCATCTCGGAGCCTTCCTTTGTAATCCTTTCCAGGAAATCCTCCATCCGGTCAAGGACTCGCTGATAATGGGCCTCCTGGTTTTTGACGATTTCAAAAAACATGGATGTGGTATCCTTTTGGATTTTCGCATTTGCCTCCACACACAGAAGGATAGCCTCCAGGGTTTCCTTCACATTTTCCTCGAAATTACCCATAGCACTATTATTTAATAAGGTGTCACAATTTATCCATCAGCTTATCAATTCTTTCATTTAAAGATTTCTTATCAGCCTCCAGGGACTCAACCAGAGAACGAAGGTGCTCGTTTTCGTTTTCCAGAACAGCGATGCGAGCCAGGAGAGAAGGATCCTGGCCTTCGGTAATCGAACCGGATCCCACGTTATAATTTTTAGCATTGATTGTGCTGCCCTTAACATTTGAATTCACGATTTGCGCTTGAGGGACAAGCATATCACCCTCTCCGGTCAATAACCAGACGCGACTCAAATCTTGATACTTTATCAATATTTTTTCTATAGTTTTCTTACCCAAATCACACTTACCTTTTCGAGCCTGGCCGAGAGCACCAACGGAAAGCCCGCACTCTTTTGTTACCTTATTGTCGTTTAATCCCTTGAATTTCACGAAAATATCAAATCTGTCAATTATTCGAGTTGAGTCCATATTAAATTTTATTGAAAAAATATCTATATTTACTTGCGTGTTATTGATAAAATATCTATATTTGCATACGAAAAGGATAATCAAAAGGTTATCGAAAACAAAATTAAAAAGAAAAGACGGAAAATCAAAATTTTATGACGGAAAAAATTGACTTAAGAACACCCGCTGAAAAGGAGCGAGACGAGCGCAACGCAAGGATGGCTGAGCAGTACAAGGAGCTGCGAAAGCAAAATCCGGACGCATCGGTACAGAGAATCTGTAAGGCAGTCGCAGAGCAAAACGGACTCAGCCTGCCGAGTGTAAAGAACATAATGAAGACGATGGGAGTAATCCAGACTTCATTCACAAGCATTTAAGCCATGAAAAAAGCAACAGCATTCTGCATCGCATTCATCCTGCTTTTTGTTGCGGGAGGCCTGGTGGACAATTACCCGGTTGCAGCGATTGCCTGCGTAATCGCACACATGGTCATCGTCCAGAAAGCAGGGATCGTGAACTACCTGGAAGAGATAAACAAGGACTATTAACCGAGAAAAGAAATGACGAACGTGCGCCCGAACATACCGAAGGATGGCCACTACAACGTGACGCAGACCTGCCGACACCTTGGGATAAACAAGGACACCCTGCGGAAATACACGAGCCTGGGTTGGATCAAGCACCACATCCAGATGGGCACCTGCCGGAAATACTACCTGGGTGCCGACATTTTGCAATTTTTTGACGCAGCATATTAATACCTAAAAGAGATGAAGACAATACGATTAATGAGCCTGGAAATGCAGAACTTCAAAGGATGCCAGAGCCAGGTTACAGAACTGAGCGAGGCCGGAGCGGTCATCAGCGGACGCAATGGAAGCGGAAAGACCCGGCACTTTGACGCATTCTTCTGGTGCCTTTTCGGAAAGGACAGCCAGGACAGAAAGGACTACGAGCTGAAGACCAGGGACAGCCAGGGAACACAGCTCCAGAAGGTGGAGACCTCGGTAACAGCCACCATGAGAATCAACGATGAGGTCATCAAGTTCAAGAGGGCATTTGTCGAGGACTGGGTAAAGCCACGCGGACAGAAGGAGCAGGTGCTGAAGAAACACCACACCGAATGCTTTATCAACGACGTGCCGATGAGCGTGGGAGAATACACAAAGCGCGTGACAGAGATCATGGACGACAGCCTCATGAAGATGCTGACCAACCCTTTGTACTTCGCAACCATGGACTGGAAGAAGCAGCGAGAGATGCTGTTCAACATTGCCGGATCGGTCACAGACAAGCAGATAGCCGAAGGAAACGCAGACTACAGCAAACTTCTGGACGAGCTGAGCGGTAAGAGCATGGAGGACTACCGGAAAGAGATAGCCATGAGAAAGAAAAAGGCAAAGGACGAGCTGAGCCAGGTACAGCCTCGAATCGACCAAACCTACAGCCTTATGCCGAAAGACCAGGACTGGTCACTGATTGCAAACCAGATAAACGACTGCGACGAGAGACTGGAGCACCTGGAGAATGAGATCAACGACAGCGACGTCCAGATGGCAGAGCTCCTGGCAGATAACGCGAAGAAGAGAGCCAAGATCGAGGAGCTGAAAGCCGACAAGCAGAGACTGGTCGCAGAGGCAAACCAGAAGCTGCGCCAAGATTCCATGGCAAGCGAGGAGGCAGAA is a genomic window of Fibrobacter sp. containing:
- a CDS encoding helix-turn-helix domain-containing protein; this translates as MTNVRPNIPKDGHYNVTQTCRHLGINKDTLRKYTSLGWIKHHIQMGTCRKYYLGADILQFFDAAY
- a CDS encoding GIY-YIG nuclease family protein, translating into MKEKKPGFVYILTNPSFREDWIKIGKSSRPVDVRSRELDNTAVPLPFDVYATLQTCKYSEVEQLLHKTIDRLTDLRIRQSREFFNVSPAVALGILQDIALTLDDAVLSVPGQDSVQKEETADSGSRRSPFKFSMIGLKPGDLVVFSPTGLEVKVATDDQVEYEGRLWKLSPFAGTFMPEDLRVPSNAYQGAKFFTFNGEALTDLRERMEGCA
- a CDS encoding DUF3450 domain-containing protein, which translates into the protein MKFKGLNDNKVTKECGLSVGALGQARKGKCDLGKKTIEKILIKYQDLSRVWLLTGEGDMLVPQAQIVNSNVKGSTINAKNYNVGSGSITEGQDPSLLARIAVLENENEHLRSLVESLEADKKSLNERIDKLMDKL